From the Bacillus tuaregi genome, one window contains:
- a CDS encoding spore germination protein has product MKLRDLFKSKKNKKDKWNQMDISVDAVHIPSNVSDALDNVKKTMGNSTDIITRKFKTGKKGWIEFGVVYTDGLADKNFVQDFIIEPLMTDLRLTELDTETLNQTNLFEVLKDFNVPGGDMKVISDLKSLYSHMLSGDTVIVVGGCSKGFAVSTRGWEMRGLEEPSSQTVVRGPKEGFTETLRINTSLIRRRIKNTNLWVETLAVGEQTQTDVALLYIKGIANDKIIEEVKNRIDKINIDAILESGYIEELIQDETYTIFPTMHNTERPDAACGALLEGRIIIMVDGTPFVLMVPALFIEFFQSSEDYYQRADISTLLRILRFICLFLALLTPSAYIAVTTFHQEMLPTRLLISLAAQREGVPFPAIVEAVMMEITFEILREAGVRMPRAVGPAISIVGALVLGQAAVEAGIVSASMVIIVALTAIASFVNPTFNMGIAIRILRFGFMFLAATFGLFGIIIGLIIMVAHLASLRSFGVPYLSPMAPFITSEQKDVIFRIPLWGMFSRPRLISQQNRIRERSSRPLPPKKNH; this is encoded by the coding sequence ATGAAGCTAAGAGACCTTTTTAAAAGTAAAAAAAATAAAAAGGATAAATGGAATCAGATGGATATTTCTGTTGATGCAGTTCATATTCCATCCAATGTTTCAGACGCTTTGGATAACGTAAAGAAAACGATGGGCAACAGTACTGATATCATTACAAGAAAATTCAAAACCGGGAAAAAGGGATGGATTGAATTTGGGGTTGTTTACACAGATGGTCTAGCTGATAAAAACTTTGTTCAGGATTTTATTATTGAGCCGTTAATGACAGATTTAAGGTTAACGGAGTTAGATACAGAGACGCTAAATCAAACTAACCTGTTTGAGGTTTTAAAGGACTTTAATGTACCAGGAGGGGATATGAAGGTTATTTCAGATTTGAAGTCACTTTATTCACATATGCTTTCCGGGGATACCGTTATTGTCGTAGGCGGATGTTCAAAGGGATTCGCTGTTAGTACGCGAGGCTGGGAAATGAGAGGCTTGGAGGAACCCTCTTCCCAGACGGTTGTAAGAGGACCAAAGGAAGGTTTTACTGAGACGTTAAGAATTAATACTTCACTTATTCGAAGAAGGATAAAAAATACGAATTTATGGGTAGAAACGCTGGCGGTAGGGGAACAAACACAAACAGATGTTGCACTTCTTTATATTAAGGGAATTGCAAACGATAAGATTATTGAAGAGGTTAAAAATCGAATAGATAAAATTAACATCGATGCTATATTAGAAAGCGGCTATATTGAAGAATTAATTCAGGATGAAACCTATACCATCTTTCCAACCATGCATAATACTGAGCGGCCGGATGCAGCCTGTGGAGCTTTATTAGAGGGGCGCATTATTATCATGGTGGATGGAACACCGTTTGTACTTATGGTCCCAGCTTTATTTATCGAATTTTTTCAATCAAGTGAGGATTATTATCAGCGGGCAGATATCAGCACGCTTTTAAGGATATTACGATTTATTTGTTTGTTTTTGGCTTTATTAACACCGTCAGCTTATATTGCGGTGACGACCTTTCATCAAGAGATGCTGCCGACACGCTTATTAATCAGCTTAGCTGCTCAGCGTGAAGGCGTTCCGTTTCCGGCTATTGTAGAAGCAGTTATGATGGAAATCACGTTTGAAATATTGAGAGAAGCAGGCGTTCGAATGCCAAGAGCTGTAGGTCCTGCTATTTCAATTGTAGGTGCATTAGTGCTGGGACAGGCAGCTGTAGAGGCAGGGATTGTATCAGCCTCAATGGTTATTATTGTCGCTTTGACAGCCATCGCCAGCTTTGTCAACCCGACCTTTAATATGGGAATTGCAATTAGAATACTCAGATTTGGCTTTATGTTTTTAGCAGCGACTTTCGGTTTATTTGGTATTATTATCGGTTTAATCATTATGGTGGCCCATTTGGCAAGCTTGCGTTCCTTTGGGGTGCCATATTTATCCCCAATGGCTCCATTTATTACGTCTGAACAGAAAGATGTCATTTTTAGAATTCCTTTATGGGGAATGTTTTCTAGACCTCGTTTAATTAGTCAACAGAATCGCATACGAGAAAGGTCAAGTCGTCCTTTGCCACCTAAAAAAAATCATTAA
- a CDS encoding sensor histidine kinase — translation MKIKYIYQQIISHISILVVAFLVLSILFTHYIETLVYTNKADELSEYGENIIHDLQLSRDGGETVLNEYNHVLSGRNIQYMIFDGTRRIVYPTGGRILLKDEEWNKIQAGQTVTVKQERNRFEQAVTFVLLPYIEHGSFIGGILLTSPISGSREMISQINQYLWYAVVAALIVAILLSWVLSKVHVNRIKRLQEATSLVSTGDYSVKLPASNFDEIGELAEDFNEMVHKLKESNEEIESLENRRRQFMVDVSHELRTPLTTINGVIQGLKNNMIPEAEKEKSIRLVSKETNRLIRLVNENLDYEKIRSNQVKLQKSNIELLDALEIIKDQLDILADKKNNIITVESEPHVMIYADYDRLIQILINITKNSIQFTENGIISLRGKAGYKETIIEIEDNGIGIDPEDVESIWRRFYKADLSRTTNPYGEFGLGLSIVKKLVQLHDGEIEVMSEKGKGAKFIIRFPIRDLQNG, via the coding sequence ATGAAAATTAAGTATATTTATCAGCAAATCATCAGCCACATCAGCATCCTTGTCGTGGCTTTCCTCGTCCTGAGCATATTGTTTACTCATTATATTGAAACACTTGTCTATACCAATAAAGCGGATGAATTATCCGAGTATGGTGAAAATATCATTCATGATCTCCAGCTGAGCAGGGATGGCGGAGAGACAGTATTGAATGAATATAATCATGTCTTGAGTGGCAGGAACATCCAATATATGATTTTTGATGGTACTCGAAGAATAGTATATCCTACCGGCGGACGTATACTATTAAAAGATGAGGAATGGAATAAAATACAGGCTGGACAGACCGTTACCGTGAAACAAGAAAGAAACCGTTTCGAGCAGGCCGTTACGTTTGTGCTTTTGCCTTATATAGAGCATGGTTCCTTTATAGGCGGAATTTTACTGACTTCCCCTATTAGCGGCTCTAGAGAAATGATTTCACAAATCAATCAATACCTGTGGTATGCAGTCGTAGCCGCTCTTATTGTGGCAATCCTTTTAAGCTGGGTATTATCGAAGGTCCATGTGAACCGGATTAAAAGGCTTCAAGAAGCGACATCTTTAGTTTCCACAGGGGATTACAGTGTTAAGCTGCCTGCTTCAAATTTTGATGAAATCGGTGAATTAGCAGAGGATTTCAATGAAATGGTACATAAATTGAAGGAATCGAATGAAGAAATTGAAAGCCTTGAAAACAGAAGGCGTCAATTTATGGTAGACGTATCCCATGAACTTCGAACCCCATTAACAACGATTAACGGTGTCATTCAAGGGCTAAAAAATAATATGATACCAGAAGCAGAAAAAGAAAAAAGCATCAGGTTAGTCAGTAAGGAAACAAATCGTTTAATCAGACTTGTGAATGAAAATCTTGATTATGAAAAAATTCGCTCTAACCAGGTGAAACTGCAAAAATCAAACATAGAACTCCTAGATGCGCTAGAAATTATTAAAGATCAATTAGATATATTAGCAGATAAGAAAAATAATATCATCACAGTTGAAAGTGAACCACATGTCATGATTTATGCAGATTATGACCGATTAATTCAGATCCTGATTAATATTACTAAAAACAGCATTCAATTTACTGAAAATGGGATTATTTCTTTAAGAGGGAAAGCTGGCTATAAAGAAACAATCATTGAAATTGAAGATAACGGAATAGGAATTGATCCAGAGGATGTTGAAAGTATTTGGCGTCGTTTTTATAAAGCAGACTTATCAAGGACGACAAATCCATACGGTGAATTTGGATTAGGTCTTTCGATTGTAAAAAAATTAGTACAACTTCATGATGGAGAGATTGAAGTTATGAGTGAAAAAGGAAAGGGAGCAAAATTCATCATTCGTTTTCCCATTCGCGATCTTCAGAATGGATAA
- a CDS encoding foldase protein PrsA encodes MKNLVNKKTVMTIAGAAVILLAVIFGTAFSKKDVIASVEGSPITKDELYDALVKQYGTSTISYLIDNKIVEQEAEKENITISEEEIEKEMQTYIDANGGEEAFNNAIEQSGVTKKDIEKEIINYLSIVKLLESNIEITDEEIETYFEENKESYNEPEQVEASHILVVDETTANEVKEKLTAGEDFAELAKEYSTDASNAENGGELGFFSRGEMAEAFEETAFSMNKGDISDPVQTDFGFHILKVTDKKEAKEAMLADYKKEIKQTIFDQKLQTEYSTWMTEKREKLKIENTLSKEE; translated from the coding sequence TTGAAGAATTTGGTGAATAAAAAAACAGTAATGACTATTGCCGGAGCAGCAGTCATTCTATTAGCTGTTATCTTTGGGACGGCTTTTTCTAAAAAGGATGTTATTGCAAGTGTTGAAGGAAGCCCGATTACGAAGGATGAGTTATATGATGCGTTAGTCAAACAATATGGGACTAGCACGATAAGTTACTTAATAGATAACAAAATTGTGGAGCAGGAGGCGGAGAAGGAAAATATAACGATTTCTGAAGAGGAAATAGAAAAAGAAATGCAAACGTATATAGATGCTAATGGTGGGGAAGAAGCATTTAATAATGCCATAGAGCAGTCTGGCGTAACAAAAAAGGATATTGAAAAGGAAATCATAAACTATTTAAGTATAGTCAAGCTCCTCGAATCTAACATTGAGATTACCGATGAAGAAATTGAAACTTATTTTGAGGAAAACAAGGAATCATATAACGAGCCTGAGCAGGTTGAGGCAAGTCATATTCTCGTTGTCGATGAAACCACTGCAAATGAAGTAAAGGAAAAGCTTACAGCAGGAGAGGATTTTGCAGAATTGGCAAAGGAATATTCGACAGATGCTTCTAATGCAGAAAATGGTGGAGAACTAGGATTCTTTTCAAGAGGAGAAATGGCTGAAGCGTTTGAAGAAACAGCCTTTTCAATGAATAAGGGGGATATAAGTGACCCTGTTCAAACAGACTTTGGATTTCATATTCTCAAAGTGACTGATAAAAAAGAAGCAAAAGAAGCGATGTTAGCGGATTATAAAAAGGAAATAAAACAAACTATTTTTGATCAAAAGCTGCAAACTGAATATAGTACTTGGATGACTGAGAAAAGAGAAAAACTGAAAATAGAAAACACATTGTCAAAGGAAGAATAA
- a CDS encoding DUF3892 domain-containing protein has product MAEQLVAIQRNFLGDIISFQTSTGRVISYRKALQEAEEGIIDGVDIMEGHDGSNYLTPGMLSSFDEYPLF; this is encoded by the coding sequence ATGGCTGAACAATTAGTGGCAATTCAACGTAATTTTTTGGGAGATATTATCAGCTTCCAAACCTCTACAGGAAGAGTGATTTCCTATCGAAAGGCTCTACAGGAAGCGGAGGAAGGAATCATTGACGGAGTCGATATTATGGAAGGGCATGATGGAAGCAACTATTTAACTCCTGGAATGCTCAGCTCATTTGATGAATATCCATTATTTTAA
- a CDS encoding response regulator transcription factor yields the protein MKVLVIEDNESVASMLEMFFIKEGIEGEFIADGLEGYNRYKSGEWDALIIDWMLPGMDGMTICRKIREEKSSVPIIMLTAKDSESDQVLGLEMGADDYVTKPFSPLTLMARIKAVTRRYRSNQQNQAENGTLKTIHFHINKDTREVFLNGEEVTNLTPKEFELLYYFAQHPKQVFSREQLLEHVWGYEFYGDERTVDVHIKRLRNKIGIPNQPFFHTVWGVGYKFDEVVTANEN from the coding sequence ATGAAGGTATTAGTGATTGAAGATAATGAAAGTGTTGCTTCCATGCTGGAGATGTTTTTCATAAAAGAAGGGATTGAAGGGGAGTTTATTGCCGACGGGTTAGAAGGCTACAATCGCTATAAATCCGGTGAATGGGACGCACTCATTATTGATTGGATGCTCCCAGGAATGGATGGAATGACTATCTGCCGGAAAATTAGAGAAGAGAAAAGCTCTGTACCTATTATAATGCTGACTGCGAAAGACAGTGAGTCAGATCAGGTATTAGGTCTTGAAATGGGGGCAGATGACTATGTGACAAAACCCTTCAGTCCGTTAACCTTAATGGCGCGAATCAAAGCGGTTACCCGTAGGTATCGTTCAAACCAGCAGAATCAAGCTGAAAATGGTACATTAAAAACCATTCATTTTCATATCAACAAAGATACGAGAGAGGTTTTTCTTAATGGAGAAGAGGTTACAAATTTAACGCCAAAAGAATTTGAGCTTTTATATTATTTTGCTCAGCATCCGAAACAGGTTTTCTCGAGAGAACAGCTGCTTGAGCATGTTTGGGGATATGAATTTTATGGTGATGAGCGTACAGTTGACGTACATATTAAAAGACTTCGTAATAAAATTGGTATACCGAATCAGCCTTTTTTCCATACGGTTTGGGGGGTAGGCTATAAGTTTGACGAGGTCGTGACGGCTAATGAAAATTAA
- a CDS encoding Ger(x)C family spore germination protein encodes MKKIAPIILSMSFVLSGCWSSKELSEIAIVTALGIDKAEAGYRVSIQVVNPGAIAAKTGGQDLGMSVYTAEGHTILEAVRKLTTVAPRKPYFAHLRVVIFGEEIAKAGLRKPLDFLSRDHSMRTDFVITIAKGMKAEDQLKVLTPMEKVSANKIFSSIETAEENWSPTKIVLLDELISSLVSDGKEPVITGLGIIGDPQKGNKKENLETVQAPVSIKTEQIGVLKEDKFVGWLDESESKGFNYITDNITSTVGYIECDDGTVTLETIRSKTDMKGSFEKDKPKIKIHVSTESDIADVECPIEISNIKTIKKLEKQFNQKTEAIIMSSIEKAKELKSDIFGFGEALSRADAKKWEKIKDNWDEEFTNLNVEVTIDVKIRRTGTITESFQEVE; translated from the coding sequence ATGAAAAAAATAGCTCCTATTATTCTTTCTATGTCTTTTGTATTATCAGGCTGCTGGAGTTCGAAGGAATTATCAGAAATTGCTATTGTTACCGCGCTTGGTATTGATAAAGCTGAGGCAGGATATCGAGTCTCGATTCAGGTAGTTAACCCTGGCGCAATCGCTGCCAAAACAGGTGGTCAGGATTTAGGAATGTCAGTTTATACTGCAGAGGGACATACCATATTAGAAGCAGTCAGAAAGCTGACAACGGTTGCACCTAGAAAGCCTTACTTTGCTCATTTAAGGGTTGTTATTTTCGGTGAAGAAATAGCCAAAGCCGGGCTTAGAAAGCCATTAGATTTTTTATCACGGGATCACAGTATGCGGACAGATTTTGTGATTACCATTGCAAAAGGAATGAAGGCAGAGGATCAACTGAAGGTCTTGACTCCAATGGAAAAAGTATCTGCCAATAAAATATTCTCATCGATTGAAACGGCTGAGGAAAATTGGTCGCCAACGAAAATTGTATTGTTAGATGAATTAATTAGTTCATTAGTCAGCGATGGAAAGGAGCCGGTTATTACTGGTCTTGGAATAATTGGAGATCCGCAAAAAGGGAATAAAAAAGAAAATCTTGAAACGGTACAAGCCCCGGTTTCGATTAAAACGGAGCAAATTGGTGTCCTCAAGGAAGATAAGTTTGTCGGCTGGTTGGATGAAAGTGAAAGCAAAGGCTTCAATTATATTACAGATAATATTACGAGTACCGTTGGTTATATTGAATGTGATGATGGAACTGTGACACTGGAAACGATCCGAAGTAAAACGGATATGAAAGGTAGCTTTGAAAAGGATAAACCGAAAATCAAGATTCATGTGTCTACTGAATCTGATATTGCAGATGTGGAATGTCCTATTGAAATCTCTAATATAAAAACGATTAAGAAATTGGAAAAACAGTTTAATCAGAAAACGGAAGCCATTATCATGTCTAGTATTGAAAAAGCAAAAGAATTAAAGTCAGACATATTTGGTTTTGGTGAGGCTTTGAGTCGAGCAGATGCTAAGAAATGGGAAAAAATAAAAGATAATTGGGATGAGGAATTTACCAACCTGAACGTTGAGGTGACGATTGATGTGAAAATTAGACGCACTGGTACAATAACCGAATCCTTTCAGGAGGTAGAGTGA
- a CDS encoding trypsin-like peptidase domain-containing protein, translating to MMKKRALYTIPISILLIAVIVTSFFLINIKPDTSKISQAQKLSEYSKPAVVRIIDYAIVDWQFYDYYTEVGLEVDAILQELNYQTIVGGSGSGAIISPIGYVVTNAHVVETSQMEDVDIATAGLEQLAAIVAEYYQEDYSIAYEYLWNFLVYTTVTRVQKVVLPGGDVLDGEVKSYGAPFNEGKDVAVLKIEGKNLPTLTLGDSETIEDQNNIWVIGYPGAADSELLSPDSALESSMNAGQITATSKTLQQGGSPVIQIDAAATHGNSGGPVINDKGEIIGLLTFGPEVQGFNFAVPVNTVKEFVNQAGAKNENSSTDKLFKEGLELYWGSYYKDALEKFEAVARIFPNHSEIKHYISNSEKKADDSKILWSKYKMMFYIIDGVAALIIIFLMIFTFVLKPKQAVVQSVPNDSIPDLNGDGKIDMEDVLLALKKQQDEDEEKKNE from the coding sequence ATGATGAAAAAAAGAGCCCTTTATACGATACCCATCAGCATTTTGCTTATCGCCGTAATTGTTACGTCCTTTTTCTTGATCAATATCAAGCCTGATACTTCTAAAATATCGCAGGCTCAAAAATTATCAGAATACTCAAAGCCAGCTGTTGTCCGTATTATTGATTACGCCATTGTAGATTGGCAGTTTTACGACTATTACACCGAAGTAGGTCTTGAGGTTGATGCTATTTTACAGGAGTTGAATTATCAAACAATAGTTGGCGGTTCAGGGTCTGGAGCCATTATTAGTCCTATCGGCTACGTTGTCACGAATGCCCATGTGGTCGAGACCTCCCAAATGGAGGATGTCGATATCGCAACAGCCGGTTTGGAACAGCTGGCAGCGATTGTCGCAGAGTATTACCAGGAGGATTATAGTATTGCCTATGAATATCTGTGGAATTTCCTTGTGTACACAACGGTCACAAGAGTACAGAAGGTTGTCTTACCTGGTGGAGATGTTCTGGATGGTGAAGTAAAAAGCTACGGTGCCCCTTTTAATGAAGGAAAAGATGTAGCAGTGTTAAAAATTGAAGGAAAAAACCTACCTACCTTAACACTGGGGGACTCTGAAACAATTGAAGACCAGAATAATATTTGGGTTATCGGCTATCCTGGGGCTGCTGATTCAGAGCTTCTGTCACCCGACTCGGCATTGGAGTCCTCCATGAACGCCGGTCAAATTACAGCTACTTCCAAGACACTCCAGCAAGGTGGAAGCCCTGTTATTCAAATTGATGCTGCTGCCACCCACGGCAATAGCGGTGGACCTGTTATTAATGACAAAGGTGAAATCATTGGTTTATTAACATTTGGTCCTGAGGTTCAAGGCTTTAATTTTGCAGTCCCAGTTAATACTGTAAAGGAATTTGTCAATCAGGCAGGAGCCAAAAATGAAAACAGCAGCACAGATAAGCTCTTTAAAGAAGGATTAGAACTCTATTGGGGCAGCTACTATAAAGATGCATTGGAGAAATTTGAAGCAGTAGCTAGAATTTTCCCAAATCATTCTGAGATTAAACACTATATTTCTAACTCAGAGAAAAAAGCAGATGACAGTAAAATTCTCTGGTCAAAATATAAAATGATGTTCTATATTATCGATGGTGTTGCAGCGCTTATCATTATTTTCTTAATGATATTTACCTTTGTCTTGAAACCAAAGCAAGCAGTTGTCCAATCAGTCCCAAATGACAGCATCCCTGATTTAAATGGAGATGGTAAGATTGATATGGAGGATGTCTTACTTGCTCTGAAGAAACAACAGGATGAGGACGAGGAAAAGAAAAATGAATAA
- a CDS encoding S1C family serine protease translates to MNDEKNNSQLEKEKKSNKPNRLRFKGLMNTLAGGIIGSVLTITILPQTNFFEVAFSSSPLTAEQASSQSSQTNAVTVQKTAAGSGDAASASVIADMVEESSKSIVGIVNMQTQTENFRFSNGENNRSEAVESGSGTGVIYKINDKNAFIVTNNHVIEGAQEIAVTVYGGEKTTAELVGADPLTDIAVLKIDAKYVTAALEFGDSSTLRAGDTVLAIGNPLGLDLSNTVTQGIVSAVDRTVSVSTSAGNWDLNVIQTDAAINPGNSGGALVNTTGQVIGMNSLKIAEDGVEGLGFAIPSNDLVPIINEIMEKGQVERPYIGVGLANLEEVPQMYTQNLPNEIEGGVMVTNIDPGSAAAKAGLQVQDVIVSINDRKVENSADLRKYLYSELEIGETASLSIYRGSEKKSIEVFLTSNNSN, encoded by the coding sequence ATGAACGATGAAAAAAACAATAGTCAATTAGAAAAAGAGAAAAAATCAAATAAACCCAATAGATTACGCTTTAAAGGGCTCATGAATACTCTTGCAGGTGGAATCATTGGTTCAGTACTTACGATAACGATTCTGCCACAAACGAATTTTTTTGAGGTGGCCTTTTCATCGAGCCCACTGACAGCAGAGCAAGCAAGTAGTCAATCGTCTCAAACCAATGCAGTGACTGTACAAAAAACGGCTGCAGGAAGTGGGGATGCAGCTTCCGCTTCAGTAATTGCAGACATGGTCGAAGAGTCTTCAAAATCAATTGTAGGAATTGTTAATATGCAAACCCAAACAGAAAATTTTCGTTTCTCAAATGGAGAAAATAATCGTTCAGAGGCAGTAGAAAGTGGTTCAGGTACGGGAGTTATTTATAAAATTAATGACAAAAATGCCTTTATTGTAACTAATAATCATGTGATTGAAGGAGCGCAAGAAATTGCTGTTACAGTATATGGAGGAGAAAAAACAACGGCAGAATTGGTGGGGGCAGACCCGCTGACAGACATTGCCGTTCTAAAAATCGACGCGAAATATGTGACTGCAGCTTTAGAATTTGGGGATTCAAGTACGTTACGAGCCGGTGACACAGTACTGGCGATTGGGAATCCTCTTGGTTTGGATTTATCGAATACGGTGACACAAGGAATTGTCAGTGCTGTAGACCGGACTGTATCTGTATCGACATCTGCAGGAAATTGGGATTTAAATGTCATCCAAACAGATGCTGCCATTAACCCAGGCAATAGTGGAGGTGCTTTAGTTAATACAACAGGACAGGTTATTGGAATGAATAGTTTGAAAATCGCAGAAGATGGGGTAGAAGGCTTAGGTTTTGCCATTCCAAGTAATGATTTAGTCCCAATCATAAATGAAATCATGGAGAAAGGTCAGGTCGAACGTCCTTATATAGGTGTTGGGCTAGCAAATCTGGAAGAGGTTCCGCAAATGTATACACAAAACCTTCCTAATGAGATTGAAGGAGGTGTAATGGTCACAAACATTGATCCTGGCTCTGCGGCCGCAAAAGCAGGTCTTCAAGTCCAGGATGTCATTGTATCAATTAATGATAGGAAAGTTGAGAACTCTGCTGACCTAAGAAAATATTTATATAGTGAACTGGAAATTGGAGAAACGGCTTCCTTAAGTATTTACCGAGGAAGTGAAAAAAAATCAATTGAAGTGTTCTTAACAAGCAACAACTCTAATTAG
- a CDS encoding GerAB/ArcD/ProY family transporter — protein sequence MKISVSQFTLLVLMYTIGSSILVMPSSLAFISRSSSWISSLLVLLIGLIFIFMYVKISAAYPNMTFVEINKAVFGKWLGTSFSILFLVAVFIMEIGVLRDIGDFFITQVMVETPIHSILILFLLAAIYVIRKGIEVLSRSCEIFFPWTATLLLILLLFLLPEMEMQNLQPNTAKGWDPIIGAVILHISNPYSQSIVFLMILPSVNNVVKARKGFFVGVILGGLVITTITAMSIAVLGDDFTARNMYPSYVLGKKIRIGNFVERIEVFVAISWVFSIFFKFTVNYFVLVLGLSQILKLNDYKPLVYPLGFFLIVYSMVSFPNTIYIKKFAFETWTPYSFTFFIILPLFVYLTSFFKTRIKKQARENNSSPP from the coding sequence ATGAAAATTAGTGTTTCCCAATTTACGCTATTAGTCCTTATGTATACAATTGGAAGCTCTATCCTTGTTATGCCATCCTCACTTGCCTTTATTTCGAGGAGTAGCTCTTGGATTTCGTCCTTGTTGGTATTGCTCATTGGGTTAATTTTTATTTTTATGTATGTCAAAATTTCTGCTGCTTATCCTAACATGACTTTTGTTGAAATTAATAAAGCCGTATTTGGAAAATGGTTGGGTACTAGCTTTTCCATTTTATTTTTAGTTGCTGTTTTCATTATGGAAATTGGCGTTCTTCGGGATATTGGAGATTTTTTTATCACACAGGTTATGGTAGAAACCCCCATCCATTCGATTCTTATTCTATTTTTACTGGCTGCTATCTATGTGATTCGAAAAGGAATTGAGGTTTTATCAAGGAGCTGTGAAATTTTTTTTCCTTGGACGGCAACTCTATTATTGATTCTCTTATTATTTCTTCTACCAGAAATGGAGATGCAAAATCTACAGCCTAATACGGCAAAAGGATGGGATCCCATTATTGGGGCTGTCATCCTACATATTAGTAACCCATACAGTCAATCGATTGTGTTTTTAATGATTCTTCCATCTGTTAATAATGTCGTAAAGGCAAGAAAAGGATTTTTTGTCGGTGTTATTTTGGGCGGATTAGTGATTACAACTATTACAGCCATGAGTATTGCTGTATTAGGAGATGATTTTACAGCTAGGAATATGTATCCATCTTACGTGCTAGGAAAAAAGATTAGAATAGGAAATTTCGTTGAGAGAATCGAAGTATTTGTTGCGATCAGCTGGGTGTTTAGTATTTTCTTTAAGTTTACCGTTAATTATTTTGTTTTGGTGCTCGGTCTTAGCCAAATATTGAAATTGAATGATTATAAACCACTTGTTTATCCACTGGGCTTTTTTTTAATCGTTTATAGCATGGTCAGTTTTCCAAATACCATATATATCAAAAAATTTGCATTTGAAACATGGACTCCATATTCCTTCACATTTTTTATCATCCTGCCATTATTCGTCTATCTCACCTCATTCTTTAAAACAAGAATCAAAAAACAGGCTAGAGAAAACAACAGTTCTCCACCATAA
- the mntR gene encoding transcriptional regulator MntR translates to MPTPSMEDYIEQIYLLTEKKGYARVSDIAENLSVHPSSVTKMVQKLDKDQYLVYEKYRGLSLTSKGKKVGQRLVYRHELLEQFLRVIGVKEETIYEDVEGIEHHLSWESIDRIVDLVQYFEEDEKRMIDLRNIQLKNEDQQP, encoded by the coding sequence TTGCCGACACCCAGTATGGAAGACTATATAGAGCAGATTTATCTTTTAACAGAAAAAAAAGGTTATGCACGAGTATCTGATATAGCTGAGAATTTATCAGTGCATCCCTCTTCCGTAACAAAAATGGTCCAAAAGCTGGATAAGGATCAATATCTTGTGTATGAAAAATACCGAGGATTAAGTCTGACATCTAAAGGAAAAAAAGTAGGTCAACGTTTAGTCTATCGCCACGAGCTGCTTGAACAGTTTTTACGTGTTATTGGTGTAAAAGAGGAAACAATTTATGAGGATGTAGAGGGAATTGAACATCACTTAAGCTGGGAGTCTATTGATCGTATCGTTGACCTTGTTCAATATTTCGAAGAAGATGAAAAGAGAATGATAGATCTACGTAATATCCAATTAAAAAATGAGGATCAACAGCCATAG